TTCCGCATCAACTCCGAAAACTTCGGCCAGTTCGAGCGCACGCTCATCATCGCGGACGAAGGTGCCGAGGTGATGTACATGGAAGGCTGCACCGCGCCGAAGTTCGAGACCTCGACGCTGCACTCCGCAGTCGTGGAACTGGTCGCGCTGAAGGGCGCGAAGATCCAGTACGTCACCGTGCAGAACTGGAGCAGCAACGTCTTCAACCTCGTCACCAAGCGCGGCCTCGCGATGGAAGACGCGGAAGTCCGCTGGATCGACTGCAACATCGGCAGCCGCCTGACGATGAAGTATCCCGGCGTGATCATGAAGGGCGAGCGTGCCCGCGGCGAGGTGATCTCGATCGCGCTGGCAAACAGCGGCCAGCACCAGGACACCGGCGCCAAGATGATCCACGCGGCGAACAACACGACCTCGAACGTCGTGTCGAAGTCCATCTCCGTCGGTGAAGGACGCGCGACCTACCGTGGCCAAGTCCACATCCCGAAGCATCTCAAGGGCTGCAAGAACAACACCGAATGCGATGCCCTGCTCATCAACACCCGCAGCCGCACGGATACCTATCCGGCGATCACGGTGAAGGGGAACCAGCACGCCACCCAGCACGAGGCCTCGGTCTCGCAGGTGTCGGAAGACATGCTCTTCTACATGCAGCAGCGCGGCCTCAGCGAAGGGGCGGCGATGTCCCTCGCCGTGAACGGTTTCATCAACGACCTCGTCCGCGAGTTCCCGATGGAATACTCCGTCGAGCTCAAGCGCCTGATCGATCTCGAAATGGAAGGCAGCGTCGGCTGATCGTTCCTCCACTTGTTATTTCTCACTTTCACTTAGTCGATGCCTGCCGTGCTCGAACATCCCGCCACCCTGCTCGAATCCGCTCCCGAGACTCCCGCCGCTTTTCCCGCTTGGTTCGCCGAGCGCCAGCGTGCGGCATGGCAGCGTTTCCTGGAAACCCCGGCACCGAAGCGCGGTGACGAAACCTGGCGCTTCTCGTCCTACAAGCAGATGGACTTCGCCGGCTTCTCCGCGCGGAGCTTAGTGAG
This portion of the Luteolibacter luteus genome encodes:
- the sufB gene encoding Fe-S cluster assembly protein SufB; translation: MSYDASSTIDAETQEAIDIDRTKGDFSFPERHKFDAGRGLTERTIDYISDVKGEPQWIRDFRHKALKVFREKPMPTNWATKDLDNIDFDIIRYYLSDGEKPKRSWEDVPEDVLRTFERLGIPEQERAFLAGVEAQYDSEAAYSNMKEELTKQGVIFVNSTEGLKNHEEIFRPWFGKVIPTGDNKFSALNSAVFSGGSFIYIPKGVKLKQPLQAYFRINSENFGQFERTLIIADEGAEVMYMEGCTAPKFETSTLHSAVVELVALKGAKIQYVTVQNWSSNVFNLVTKRGLAMEDAEVRWIDCNIGSRLTMKYPGVIMKGERARGEVISIALANSGQHQDTGAKMIHAANNTTSNVVSKSISVGEGRATYRGQVHIPKHLKGCKNNTECDALLINTRSRTDTYPAITVKGNQHATQHEASVSQVSEDMLFYMQQRGLSEGAAMSLAVNGFINDLVREFPMEYSVELKRLIDLEMEGSVG